In Bacteroidota bacterium, a single genomic region encodes these proteins:
- a CDS encoding thioredoxin, whose translation MKVLQTSIHEIETSEELAKIISENESAMVCCGRMGPMCIPVYEAMEELEEERENIKFYSMGFDRPESEPIRYAPMTRGFMGLPFTVYYKNGEMVKATTSIQSREQIVSILDENFS comes from the coding sequence ATGAAAGTTTTACAAACAAGCATCCACGAGATTGAAACATCCGAAGAATTAGCGAAAATAATTAGCGAAAACGAAAGCGCAATGGTTTGCTGTGGTCGCATGGGACCAATGTGTATTCCGGTTTATGAGGCTATGGAAGAACTTGAAGAAGAACGAGAAAACATAAAATTTTACTCAATGGGTTTCGACAGGCCAGAATCTGAGCCAATAAGATATGCTCCAATGACTCGCGGATTTATGGGATTGCCTTTTACCGTTTATTACAAAAATGGCGAAATGGTGAAAGCTACTACAAGCATTCAGAGCAGAGAACAAATTGTTTCGATATTAGACGAAAATTTTAGTTAG